The following proteins come from a genomic window of Paenibacillus spongiae:
- a CDS encoding aspartate-semialdehyde dehydrogenase, with translation MSNQKLFNVAVVGATGAVGEQIIGLLEKRNFPIGELKLLSSARSAGTKIMFKGQEHTVEEATPDSFNGIEIALFSAGGDVTKSLAPHAIERGAVCIDNTNAYRMDPNTPLVVPEVNIDKVSEHNGLIANPNCSTIQMVAALKPLQDRYGIARIIVSTYQAVSGAGSRAIDEMLRQTRESLSGNDLNPDILPVGSLPVKHQIAFNAIPQIDKFTDNGYTLEEMKMVRETKKIMGDESIDVTATCVRIPVVYGHSESVYVELKNDYDLEDVKNLLSDAPGITLVDDPANQLYPLATEAAGKPDVFVGRLRRDLGSDRGLNMWIVSDNLLKGAAWNAVQIAEYIALQKK, from the coding sequence ATGTCGAATCAGAAATTGTTTAACGTCGCGGTTGTAGGCGCGACAGGCGCAGTAGGGGAACAAATTATCGGTCTGCTCGAGAAACGGAACTTTCCGATCGGCGAGCTGAAGCTGCTTTCGTCCGCTCGCTCAGCCGGTACGAAGATCATGTTTAAGGGTCAAGAACATACAGTGGAGGAAGCGACTCCAGACAGCTTCAACGGAATTGAGATCGCGCTGTTCAGCGCAGGCGGGGACGTAACCAAATCGCTTGCTCCTCATGCCATCGAACGCGGCGCGGTTTGTATCGATAATACGAATGCATACCGTATGGATCCGAATACGCCGCTTGTGGTGCCGGAAGTAAACATTGACAAAGTGAGCGAGCATAATGGGCTTATTGCCAATCCGAACTGCTCCACGATTCAAATGGTTGCGGCGCTGAAGCCGCTTCAAGACCGTTACGGCATCGCGCGTATTATCGTGTCGACCTATCAAGCGGTTTCCGGCGCGGGCAGCCGTGCAATTGACGAGATGCTGCGCCAAACCCGCGAATCGCTCTCCGGGAATGATCTGAACCCGGATATTTTACCGGTAGGCTCGCTGCCCGTCAAACATCAAATTGCGTTCAATGCGATTCCGCAAATCGACAAGTTCACCGATAACGGATATACGCTGGAAGAGATGAAGATGGTTCGCGAAACGAAGAAAATCATGGGCGATGAATCGATTGACGTCACGGCTACCTGCGTACGCATTCCGGTCGTTTACGGCCATTCGGAGTCTGTCTATGTAGAATTGAAAAATGATTACGACCTGGAAGACGTCAAGAATCTGCTGTCGGACGCACCGGGTATCACGCTAGTCGACGACCCGGCGAACCAGTTGTATCCGCTGGCTACCGAAGCCGCTGGAAAGCCGGATGTATTCGTCGGACGACTGCGTCGCGACCTCGGATCGGATCGAGGCTTGAACATGTGGATCGTTTCGGACAATCTGCTTAAAGGCGCAGCGTGGAACGCTGTCCAGATCGCGGAATACATCGCACTTCAGAAGAAGTAA
- the dapG gene encoding aspartate kinase has protein sequence MPILVQKFGGTSLSTEQSRQYVLRHIERERQRHYQLVVVVSAMGRQGDPYATDTLLTLVRENGGSLPPRERDLLLGCGEIISAATLCSMLQSNSIPSVVLTGGGAGIVTDNQFGRARILEIRTEKMLRHLQEEMVVIVTGFQGMTESGDMTTLGRGGSDTSATALGAALRAERVDIYTDVNGILTADPRIVQDARPLSVVGYAEICNMARQGAKVIHPRAVEIAQQARIPLRVRSTFSDDEGTLVTDISSPAQVAAVKDRLVTGVAHVSGVTQITVHAREGNTDVQLQVFQAMARHHISVDFINVTPGGAVYTVFDHDAVQAVAVLKQLGYEPVAVGSCAKVSVIGGGMNGVPGIMARIVEALTEQGIPILQSADSNTTIWVLVREADMAGALRALHAKFSLHE, from the coding sequence ATGCCCATCCTCGTTCAAAAGTTTGGCGGGACTTCATTGTCAACCGAACAATCGCGACAGTATGTGCTAAGGCACATCGAGAGAGAACGGCAGCGGCACTATCAATTGGTCGTTGTCGTTTCGGCGATGGGGAGACAAGGTGATCCGTATGCTACGGACACGCTACTGACGCTTGTCCGCGAGAACGGGGGCTCGCTTCCCCCGAGGGAGCGGGACCTGCTGCTTGGCTGCGGAGAAATTATATCCGCGGCCACTTTGTGCAGCATGCTTCAATCGAATTCGATACCGTCAGTCGTTCTGACCGGCGGCGGAGCGGGAATCGTAACGGATAACCAATTCGGGCGTGCGCGCATATTGGAAATCCGGACGGAGAAGATGCTTCGCCATTTGCAGGAAGAGATGGTTGTCATCGTAACCGGATTTCAAGGTATGACCGAATCCGGCGACATGACGACGCTCGGCCGAGGCGGCAGCGATACGTCGGCGACAGCGCTTGGAGCTGCTCTGCGGGCAGAGCGCGTCGATATATATACCGACGTCAACGGTATTCTGACTGCAGATCCGCGTATCGTACAGGATGCCAGACCTTTGTCGGTAGTGGGTTACGCAGAGATATGCAACATGGCGCGGCAAGGCGCGAAGGTCATCCATCCGCGGGCTGTAGAAATTGCTCAGCAGGCGCGGATTCCGCTCCGCGTCCGGTCCACGTTCTCCGATGATGAGGGGACGCTGGTTACGGATATTTCAAGCCCGGCTCAAGTGGCGGCGGTCAAGGATCGGTTAGTGACCGGAGTTGCTCACGTCAGCGGGGTAACTCAAATTACGGTACATGCGCGTGAAGGAAACACGGACGTTCAGCTGCAAGTGTTTCAAGCGATGGCGCGTCATCATATAAGCGTCGATTTCATTAATGTTACGCCGGGAGGAGCGGTATACACCGTCTTCGACCACGATGCCGTTCAGGCGGTCGCCGTATTGAAACAACTCGGATATGAGCCGGTCGCTGTCGGCAGCTGTGCGAAAGTATCCGTCATCGGCGGGGGAATGAACGGCGTGCCGGGTATTATGGCCCGTATCGTGGAGGCGTTAACGGAGCAGGGAATACCGATCCTCCAATCGGCGGACTCGAACACCACGATTTGGGTGCTTGTGCGTGAGGCGGATATGGCCGGCGCTCTTCGAGCGCTGCACGCAAAGTTTTCTCTTCATGAATAG
- the dapA gene encoding 4-hydroxy-tetrahydrodipicolinate synthase yields the protein MEFGRLITAMVTPFDTNGVIDWDATGRLMDHLIDSQQSDSIVVSGTTGESPTLTDEEKEALFRFAVKHADGRCKIIAGTGSNDTAHSIHLTQIAEECGVDGVLLVVPYYNKPSQEGIFQHFKAIASSTKLPVMLYNVPSRTVASMTAETTLRLAALDNIVATKECASTDQVTQIVAGAPEGFRVYSGDDSAALPVLAVGGYGIVSVASHIIGADMKRMIQAYLNGSVQEAAELHQKCHPVFKGLFELPNPVPNPVLVKAALALRGLPVGGVRLPLVGATEAEMASLRELLA from the coding sequence ATGGAATTCGGTAGACTGATCACCGCAATGGTAACGCCATTCGATACGAACGGCGTTATTGATTGGGATGCGACAGGACGGCTAATGGATCATTTGATTGATTCGCAGCAAAGCGACAGTATTGTGGTTTCCGGGACGACAGGCGAATCGCCTACGTTGACGGACGAGGAGAAAGAGGCATTATTCCGTTTTGCTGTCAAACATGCGGACGGGCGCTGCAAAATCATTGCGGGAACAGGCAGCAACGATACCGCCCATTCGATCCACTTAACCCAAATAGCGGAAGAATGCGGCGTTGACGGCGTGCTGCTTGTAGTGCCTTATTATAATAAGCCTAGTCAAGAAGGGATCTTTCAGCATTTTAAAGCAATTGCATCATCCACGAAGCTGCCTGTTATGCTGTACAACGTTCCATCGCGAACGGTAGCGAGCATGACGGCAGAAACGACATTGCGGCTTGCGGCATTGGATAATATCGTAGCGACCAAGGAATGCGCTTCGACGGATCAGGTAACCCAAATCGTAGCGGGCGCACCGGAAGGTTTCCGGGTGTACAGCGGGGATGACAGCGCAGCGCTGCCCGTTCTGGCTGTCGGCGGGTATGGAATCGTCAGCGTGGCCAGCCATATTATCGGCGCCGATATGAAGCGCATGATACAAGCTTACTTGAATGGCAGCGTTCAAGAAGCGGCCGAGCTCCATCAGAAATGTCATCCCGTATTCAAGGGTTTATTCGAGCTGCCTAACCCGGTACCGAATCCCGTACTCGTTAAAGCTGCTTTGGCGCTGCGAGGGCTGCCTGTCGGCGGTGTCCGCCTCCCGCTCGTCGGCGCAACGGAAGCCGAGATGGCCTCGCTTCGTGAATTACTCGCGTAG
- a CDS encoding ribonuclease J — MSKKNNQDKLLIFALGGVGEIGKNMYVIQYGNDIVIVDAGLKFPEEDMLGIDIVIPDITYLTENRDKVRGILITHGHEDHIGGLPYVLKHLNVPVYGTKLTLGLIEGKLKEAGLLGESKRILINADSEVQLGSIRASFFRTNHSIPDSVGVCLDTPEGIVVHTGDFKFDHTPVNNQYADLQRMADIGRRGVLALLSDSTNAERPGFTPSESKIGTELEDIFRKATQRVVVATFASNVHRIQQVINAAMATRRKIAVVGRSMVNVVTVASELGYLNIPEGMLIEPEEINKLAADRVVVLSTGSQGEPMSALTRMARSTHRKVDILPGDTVIIAATPIPGNERLVGRTVDELFRLGANVIYGPGSVSGVHVSGHGSQEELKLMLNLIRPKYFIPIHGEYRMLRHHALLGEAVGVEKENIFLIDNGDTVEFQNGVGRKGNKVPAGNVLIDGLGVGDVGNIVLRDRKLLSQDGILVVVVTLSKQDGAILSGPDIISRGFVYVRESEGLLEEANRIVSSTLQKLMNDKVNEWASLKTNVKDALGRFLYEQTRRRPMILPIIMEV, encoded by the coding sequence TTGTCGAAAAAAAACAACCAGGATAAGTTGCTTATTTTTGCTTTGGGCGGCGTCGGTGAAATCGGGAAAAATATGTACGTCATTCAATATGGAAACGATATCGTAATCGTGGATGCAGGATTGAAGTTCCCGGAAGAGGACATGCTGGGCATTGATATCGTCATTCCGGACATTACATATTTGACGGAGAACCGCGATAAAGTCAGAGGCATTCTTATTACCCATGGCCATGAAGATCATATCGGCGGATTGCCTTATGTCTTGAAACATCTGAATGTTCCTGTCTATGGAACGAAGCTTACGCTCGGACTCATCGAGGGTAAATTGAAGGAAGCCGGGCTGCTCGGCGAATCGAAACGCATTCTTATTAATGCGGATTCGGAAGTTCAGCTGGGATCGATCCGCGCATCCTTCTTCCGGACGAATCATAGTATTCCGGATTCGGTCGGTGTATGTCTGGATACTCCGGAAGGCATCGTCGTTCACACGGGCGACTTCAAGTTCGATCATACGCCGGTTAATAATCAATATGCCGATCTTCAGCGTATGGCGGATATTGGCAGAAGAGGCGTTTTGGCGCTGCTTTCGGACAGCACGAATGCGGAACGCCCTGGCTTTACGCCATCAGAGAGCAAGATCGGCACAGAACTGGAAGATATCTTTCGGAAGGCAACACAGCGCGTGGTCGTCGCGACATTCGCTTCGAATGTTCACCGGATTCAACAGGTTATCAACGCAGCGATGGCCACCCGCCGCAAAATTGCCGTCGTTGGCCGCAGCATGGTGAATGTCGTTACGGTCGCTTCGGAGCTCGGCTATTTGAACATCCCTGAAGGGATGCTGATCGAACCGGAAGAAATCAATAAATTAGCAGCAGACCGCGTCGTCGTTCTATCGACCGGCAGCCAAGGCGAGCCAATGTCCGCATTAACGCGCATGGCCCGCTCAACTCACCGGAAGGTTGATATTTTGCCGGGTGACACCGTTATTATCGCAGCTACACCTATTCCGGGTAACGAGCGCTTAGTAGGACGTACGGTAGACGAGCTGTTCCGGCTTGGAGCTAACGTTATCTATGGTCCCGGCTCGGTATCGGGCGTACACGTATCCGGTCACGGAAGCCAGGAAGAGCTTAAGCTTATGCTCAATCTGATCCGGCCCAAATACTTCATCCCGATTCACGGCGAGTATCGGATGCTGCGTCATCACGCACTCCTTGGGGAAGCGGTTGGCGTCGAGAAGGAGAATATCTTCCTGATCGATAACGGCGATACGGTAGAATTCCAGAACGGTGTTGGACGCAAGGGCAATAAGGTGCCGGCAGGAAATGTTCTCATTGACGGTCTTGGCGTTGGCGACGTAGGCAACATCGTTCTGCGCGACCGCAAGCTGCTCTCGCAAGACGGCATTCTGGTCGTCGTAGTCACGTTAAGCAAGCAGGACGGAGCGATCTTGTCAGGTCCGGACATTATCTCCCGCGGATTCGTCTATGTGCGTGAATCCGAAGGTTTGCTGGAAGAAGCGAACCGCATCGTATCGTCGACGCTTCAGAAGCTAATGAACGACAAAGTGAATGAATGGGCATCGCTCAAGACGAATGTGAAGGATGCGCTTGGACGTTTCTTGTACGAGCAGACCCGCCGTCGTCCGATGATATTGCCAATCATTATGGAAGTATAG
- a CDS encoding ClpP family protease, with protein MQNNLQYQGNSEQQEPEAERKPVNPVVDTIQQLGQTVTPATESNVFCMTIIGQVEGHIVLPPQNKTTKYEHIIPQLVAAEQNPKIEGIIIVLNTVGGDVEAGLAIAEMISSLSKPTVTLVLGGGHSIGVPIAVAGVKSFIAETATMTIHPIRMNGLVIGVPQTFEYLEKMQERVTRFVTSHSKMSEERFKELMFKTGELTRDIGTTVIGADAVKDGLIDAVGGIGDALRELNRIIEESKRNRMGGLPQ; from the coding sequence ATGCAAAACAACTTACAATATCAAGGCAATTCGGAGCAGCAGGAGCCGGAAGCCGAACGGAAGCCGGTCAATCCCGTCGTGGACACGATTCAACAGCTGGGGCAGACCGTTACGCCGGCAACGGAATCGAACGTATTTTGCATGACGATTATCGGTCAGGTGGAAGGTCATATCGTCCTGCCTCCGCAGAACAAAACGACCAAGTACGAACATATAATTCCTCAATTGGTAGCGGCCGAGCAGAATCCGAAGATTGAAGGAATCATTATCGTCTTGAACACCGTCGGCGGCGATGTGGAAGCGGGATTGGCGATTGCGGAGATGATCTCGTCCTTGAGCAAGCCGACGGTAACGCTGGTGCTGGGCGGGGGACACTCGATCGGCGTGCCGATCGCCGTAGCCGGGGTCAAATCCTTCATAGCCGAAACCGCCACGATGACGATCCATCCCATTCGGATGAACGGGCTAGTAATCGGAGTGCCGCAGACATTCGAATATTTAGAGAAAATGCAGGAGCGCGTCACCCGGTTCGTAACCTCTCATTCGAAGATGAGCGAAGAGCGCTTCAAAGAGCTGATGTTCAAGACGGGCGAGCTCACCCGCGACATCGGGACGACCGTGATCGGTGCCGATGCGGTGAAGGATGGGTTAATCGATGCGGTAGGGGGGATCGGAGATGCGCTTCGCGAGCTGAATCGCATCATCGAGGAGAGCAAACGAAACAGAATGGGAGGACTGCCGCAATGA
- a CDS encoding YlzJ-like family protein, with protein sequence MTIYSSVPLEVVLNGLNEQPGPFVDIAVGGIRMQVEPLSPGIGRIVRLLECPLEAYLKPEYTPGTVIAYGARET encoded by the coding sequence ATGACAATTTACTCGAGCGTACCGTTAGAAGTCGTCTTGAACGGGTTGAATGAGCAGCCAGGACCGTTCGTTGACATTGCCGTCGGAGGAATCCGGATGCAGGTAGAGCCGTTATCGCCGGGCATCGGACGTATTGTCCGCCTGCTGGAATGTCCTTTAGAGGCTTACTTAAAGCCTGAATATACGCCTGGAACGGTCATCGCATATGGCGCCCGGGAGACTTAA
- a CDS encoding DNA translocase FtsK 4TM domain-containing protein — MLAKRKKKRKSSLGANLKYEVYGILLITLSVIALSGEATVGRSLSKLFGLALGKFYFVLALVGIYVGLAVMIKRKWPSGWSNRKSGLLLLVLALTLYSSIAVMDKKTEPTGGLDAGYILQELGSDIRETLLSPAPAPGRDEQVAGQPVSGGYVGAFQYTLLYLLFGYFGSKFVMIVMFAISFMLMTGKSYVELAGTLRRRGGRLLSLLYARLTAGSGRRTTLAASSAGKGVNPGSGPIVNDDRLLDDDDEDYEQTPKPRVKAKKLPFFSWFNDAAVQEGHPSSRDGEWLLEDNEQLPSRTGKDRYRRQEWMDDDEVGEDDWRAYPVNEEDSTAKAGSEKERLPWEEDEPSDSLAGHSGSASDSDHDDYIEQTHLQALSEADEEPENEALPASTAISSPALEQADENSASPAIPAAVKPEMKPYQLPPMSLLAKPASSGKSGDSADAADSRRKLEATLESFGVRAKVLDVVRGPAVTRYEVQPATGVKVSRIVGLTDDIALALAAKDIRMEAPIPGKSAIGIEVPNMEVSTVTMREVMETPSFLNATSKLSIAFGRDISGQSIVGNLAKMPHLLVAGATGSGKSVCINGIITSILYKARPDEVKFLMIDPKMVELNVYNGIPHLLAPVVTDPKRASLALKKIVVEMEKRYELFSKSGTRNIEGYNGLVADNPAAVLPFIVVIVDELADLMMVAANDVEDAICRLAQMARAAGIHLIIATQRPSVDVITGVIKANIPSRIAFGVSSQVDSRTILDSAGAEKLLGRGDMLFLPVGMSKPIRVQGAFLSDPEVEAVVTYSRGQGEAEYKEDLVPELDDSSEEELEMQDELFDQAARIVLEAKQASVSLLQRRMRIGYNRAARLIDQLEARGIIGPYEGSKPREVLQTIDQYDAGKISS, encoded by the coding sequence ATCTTGGCGAAACGAAAAAAGAAAAGAAAGAGCTCGCTTGGCGCGAACTTAAAATACGAAGTGTATGGCATTCTGCTTATTACGCTCTCGGTTATAGCGCTTTCCGGAGAAGCGACGGTCGGACGTTCGTTGTCCAAGCTGTTCGGACTCGCACTCGGGAAGTTCTACTTTGTCCTGGCACTGGTCGGCATCTATGTCGGGCTTGCCGTCATGATTAAACGCAAATGGCCATCCGGGTGGTCGAACCGCAAGTCGGGGCTGCTGCTTCTGGTTCTTGCCCTAACGCTGTACAGCTCGATTGCCGTCATGGACAAGAAGACGGAGCCGACCGGCGGGCTGGATGCCGGTTATATTCTGCAGGAGCTCGGAAGCGACATCCGGGAAACGCTGCTTAGTCCGGCTCCTGCACCCGGCAGGGACGAGCAGGTGGCGGGCCAACCGGTCAGCGGCGGGTATGTAGGGGCTTTCCAATACACCCTCTTATACTTGCTGTTCGGTTATTTCGGCTCCAAATTCGTAATGATCGTCATGTTCGCGATTTCATTTATGCTGATGACCGGCAAATCTTACGTGGAGCTTGCCGGTACGCTTCGCCGGCGCGGCGGGAGACTCCTGTCGCTGCTGTATGCAAGGCTGACTGCCGGATCGGGCAGGAGAACAACGCTTGCGGCCTCTTCAGCCGGCAAGGGCGTCAATCCGGGCAGCGGCCCTATCGTGAATGACGACCGCTTGCTAGACGATGACGACGAGGATTATGAACAAACGCCGAAGCCGCGCGTTAAGGCGAAGAAGCTGCCCTTTTTCTCGTGGTTTAACGATGCTGCGGTGCAAGAAGGGCATCCTTCATCCAGAGACGGCGAATGGCTGCTGGAGGACAACGAGCAATTGCCCTCGCGGACGGGGAAGGATCGTTACCGCCGCCAAGAATGGATGGACGACGATGAGGTTGGCGAGGACGATTGGCGGGCCTACCCGGTTAACGAAGAAGACAGCACGGCGAAAGCAGGCTCCGAGAAGGAGCGCTTGCCATGGGAAGAGGATGAGCCGTCCGATTCGTTAGCAGGCCATAGCGGCAGCGCATCGGATTCGGATCATGACGACTACATAGAACAGACTCACTTGCAGGCATTATCGGAGGCGGATGAGGAGCCTGAGAACGAAGCATTGCCGGCATCTACGGCGATATCAAGCCCTGCGCTGGAACAAGCGGATGAGAATTCGGCAAGCCCTGCCATACCAGCCGCTGTCAAGCCGGAGATGAAGCCGTATCAGCTCCCTCCCATGAGTCTGCTCGCGAAGCCGGCCAGCTCAGGCAAGTCCGGAGACAGCGCTGATGCCGCCGATTCAAGAAGGAAGCTGGAAGCGACGCTGGAGAGTTTCGGCGTAAGGGCGAAAGTGCTCGACGTTGTCCGCGGTCCGGCGGTGACGCGTTACGAGGTGCAGCCGGCCACAGGCGTGAAGGTGAGCCGGATCGTCGGCTTGACGGATGATATTGCGCTCGCTCTTGCGGCGAAGGACATTCGCATGGAAGCTCCGATTCCAGGGAAATCGGCCATCGGAATCGAAGTGCCGAATATGGAAGTGTCGACGGTTACGATGCGTGAAGTCATGGAAACACCGTCATTCTTAAATGCGACATCCAAGCTTTCCATCGCTTTCGGACGCGACATCTCCGGACAGTCCATCGTCGGAAACTTGGCCAAAATGCCTCACTTGCTCGTGGCAGGGGCGACCGGCTCCGGAAAATCGGTCTGCATTAACGGTATTATTACGAGCATTCTGTACAAGGCTCGTCCGGATGAAGTGAAGTTTCTAATGATCGACCCGAAGATGGTCGAGCTGAACGTTTATAATGGGATTCCCCATCTGCTGGCGCCGGTCGTTACGGATCCGAAGCGGGCATCGCTTGCTCTCAAGAAAATCGTTGTCGAGATGGAGAAGCGATACGAGCTGTTCTCGAAATCGGGCACTCGCAATATCGAAGGCTACAACGGTCTGGTTGCCGATAATCCGGCGGCGGTGCTGCCGTTTATCGTCGTGATCGTGGACGAGCTGGCCGACCTGATGATGGTAGCCGCCAATGATGTGGAAGATGCGATATGCCGCCTGGCCCAGATGGCACGCGCCGCCGGCATCCACCTTATTATTGCGACGCAGCGCCCGTCGGTAGACGTCATTACCGGCGTTATCAAAGCCAACATACCATCCCGCATTGCTTTCGGCGTTTCGTCGCAGGTGGACTCCCGTACGATTCTCGATTCGGCGGGTGCCGAGAAGCTGCTTGGCCGCGGCGATATGCTCTTCCTGCCTGTCGGCATGTCGAAGCCGATACGTGTGCAGGGAGCGTTCCTCTCCGATCCGGAAGTCGAGGCCGTCGTTACCTATTCCCGGGGACAGGGAGAGGCGGAATACAAGGAGGACCTCGTACCGGAATTGGACGACAGCTCCGAGGAAGAGCTTGAGATGCAGGATGAGCTCTTCGATCAAGCGGCCCGTATTGTGCTGGAAGCCAAGCAGGCCTCCGTATCCCTGCTTCAGCGGCGCATGCGTATCGGTTATAATCGCGCGGCAAGATTGATCGATCAGTTGGAGGCCCGCGGTATTATCGGCCCGTACGAAGGAAGCAAGCCCCGCGAGGTTCTTCAGACTATCGATCAATACGACGCCGGAAAGATTAGTTCCTGA
- the sleB gene encoding spore cortex-lytic enzyme, with protein MRKRLIAVTFVIVLLLFGAFTLMHAGGGRSAETFSNATLKVGSSGKDILELQGRLKYLGYFNGKVDGHYGPATLNAVKWFQWKFGMKADGIVGAKTKLKLWEATKQWRPTGNEATGGTGNAEKPKEETSGAPSLPKSNKLGLSANDLKLMANAVYGEARGEPYEGQVAVAAVILNRVKSPNFPNTVSGVIFQPRAFTAVADGQIWLTPNEKASRAVQDAINGWDPSGGCEYYFNPETATSAWIWTRPQVKTIGKHIFCM; from the coding sequence ATGAGAAAACGATTAATCGCGGTGACCTTCGTCATCGTCCTTCTGTTGTTCGGCGCATTCACGCTGATGCATGCGGGCGGAGGCCGGAGTGCCGAAACGTTCAGCAATGCAACGTTAAAGGTCGGCTCTTCCGGTAAAGACATTCTTGAGCTTCAAGGACGCTTAAAGTATCTCGGTTATTTCAACGGCAAGGTGGATGGCCACTATGGTCCGGCTACCTTGAATGCGGTCAAATGGTTTCAATGGAAATTCGGCATGAAGGCAGACGGTATTGTCGGAGCGAAGACGAAGCTCAAACTCTGGGAAGCCACGAAGCAATGGCGGCCTACCGGTAATGAAGCTACCGGAGGAACCGGCAATGCGGAGAAGCCGAAAGAAGAGACCTCGGGCGCTCCAAGTTTGCCGAAGTCAAATAAGCTTGGCTTGTCGGCCAACGACTTGAAGCTGATGGCCAATGCCGTATACGGGGAAGCCCGCGGCGAGCCGTATGAAGGACAAGTCGCCGTAGCGGCTGTTATCCTCAACCGGGTGAAGTCGCCGAACTTCCCGAATACGGTCTCCGGTGTAATCTTTCAGCCGCGCGCATTCACGGCCGTGGCGGATGGCCAGATTTGGTTAACTCCGAACGAGAAGGCGAGTCGCGCCGTGCAAGACGCCATCAACGGCTGGGACCCTAGCGGCGGCTGCGAGTATTACTTTAATCCGGAAACGGCAACCTCCGCATGGATTTGGACGCGTCCGCAAGTCAAGACGATCGGCAAACATATTTTTTGCATGTAG
- the yfmF gene encoding EF-P 5-aminopentanol modification-associated protein YfmF: MIKSRFERGQLNRIRLHVMPTKRFKTFSISLFAGLPLAEDTVTPVALIPFVLRRGTASTPETIAFRERLDELYGAGFGFDVYKRGDSQIIQFRMDVINDRFVSFDKPLLAESLKLLGEVLSNPAEEAGKLRSKYVNAEKETLRKRLEAIINDKIRYAAERCIEEMCQGEPYRLHALGQRADIPAITADSLTAMYRKWLSEAAFDLYVVGDTTLDEVQALVADAFRIGEGQPASYVMPSVSKPVHNVRSVVERMDVNQGKLNMGLRVHTSYASDDYPAALMYNGILGGYPHSKLFLNVREKASLAYYAASRFDGHKGICTIQSGIEIANYDRATAIIQEQLESMRSGKYSELELNQTKAMIANHLRELQDSANEMIAYDFNTVLSGKERTADELLRQVQAVTAEQIAAIARKTELDTIYFLRDGKEE, encoded by the coding sequence GTGATCAAATCCCGATTCGAACGAGGACAATTAAACCGCATCCGGCTGCATGTAATGCCGACCAAACGGTTTAAGACGTTTTCTATTTCTCTGTTTGCGGGCCTGCCGCTTGCCGAGGATACAGTGACACCGGTTGCCTTAATTCCGTTCGTTCTTCGCCGTGGTACGGCTTCGACGCCGGAGACCATCGCTTTTCGCGAACGATTGGATGAATTGTACGGTGCAGGTTTCGGCTTCGATGTCTATAAACGAGGAGATTCGCAGATTATCCAGTTCCGCATGGATGTTATTAACGATCGGTTCGTTTCCTTCGATAAGCCGCTGCTCGCAGAGTCTCTGAAGCTGCTTGGCGAAGTATTATCGAACCCGGCTGAAGAGGCGGGGAAGCTCCGCAGCAAGTATGTGAATGCCGAGAAAGAAACGCTTCGCAAAAGATTGGAAGCGATTATTAACGATAAAATCCGCTATGCCGCGGAACGCTGCATTGAAGAGATGTGCCAAGGGGAGCCTTATCGGCTTCATGCGCTGGGACAACGCGCGGACATACCTGCAATAACGGCGGATTCACTAACGGCTATGTACCGCAAATGGCTGTCGGAAGCTGCATTCGACTTATACGTGGTCGGCGATACGACGCTTGACGAGGTACAAGCGCTCGTGGCCGATGCTTTTCGTATCGGAGAAGGTCAGCCGGCCTCATATGTCATGCCTTCGGTCTCGAAGCCGGTACATAATGTACGAAGCGTCGTGGAACGGATGGATGTTAACCAAGGGAAGCTGAACATGGGGCTGCGCGTTCATACGTCCTATGCTAGTGATGACTATCCCGCGGCTCTGATGTACAACGGCATATTAGGCGGCTACCCGCATTCGAAGCTGTTCCTTAACGTACGCGAGAAAGCGAGCCTGGCTTATTATGCGGCTTCCCGTTTCGACGGCCACAAGGGGATATGCACGATTCAATCGGGCATTGAAATCGCCAATTACGATCGGGCGACGGCGATCATCCAAGAGCAGCTGGAAAGCATGCGTTCCGGCAAATACAGCGAATTGGAATTGAATCAGACCAAGGCCATGATCGCGAACCATCTGCGGGAGCTTCAGGATTCCGCTAACGAAATGATCGCTTACGACTTTAATACGGTTCTATCGGGTAAGGAGCGGACAGCCGATGAGCTGCTCCGGCAGGTGCAAGCGGTCACCGCCGAGCAAATCGCCGCAATAGCCCGCAAGACCGAACTGGATACCATCTATTTCCTGCGTGACGGGAAGGAGGAGTGA